From the genome of Leptospira koniambonensis:
TTGGTGGAGCTTACGGAACTGGTAAGAGGATGAACCTTCCTTCTACTCGTAAAATTATCGACGAGATCATGAACGGAAACATCGACAAAGCTCAGTTTGTGAAGCATCCCATCTTCCAAGTAGAATATCCTAAAACTGTAGAAGGTGTGGATAGCTCTATCCTGGATCCTCGCGAAGCTTGGACTGATAAAGCTGCTTACGATGAGTCTTCTAAAAAGCTTGCTGGCATGTTTATTGAGAACTTCAAAAAATATGTAGAAGGTTCTAAAGACTTCGACTTCACAGCGTTTGGACCTCAAGTATAGGCTAATCTCTAAAAAGTCGGATTGTTTTTTCCGGAGGAGTAAGTGGGATTTCCCCTTACTCCTTTTTTATGTCCTCATGGTGTCGGTAAGTTGTTGACAAACCGTTGTGCGGCGCATAATCATCATACAAACATAGGGATCAAAAGTATGGAAAAGGAAATCAAAGAAGCACTGAATTTCGCGATCGGAGCGGCAAAAACCCTGAGGGAACAAGCGGACAGTATTCTTTTAAAAGTGGAAAAAGAATTTAAAGAGCTCTCCACAAAAGGTTCTCAAGACCAAAGCGACGTTGCAAACAATCTTAGAAAGTATATCGAAGACGCATTACGTTCTGTGGAAGGACTTGCTGGCCAAGTTAATTCTAAAGTAGAAGAAGCTAAAAAAGAATTCGGTAAGAAAAACTCTAACGATTAAGATCTTATATCTTTTCGTTTATCCTTCCCCGCCTATCCAAATCAATCTATAAGATTAAAGCCTGGGATCGTCCGATTCCAGGCCCAACCATTTCGCCAATCTTTCCTTGAAAGAGATGGGAGGTGGACTTTCCATATCCAACTCGAAAGAAGTATTCCATAATGAGATATTCTGTTCGAATTTGATCTTTAGGATTTTAAGAATAGTTTCTCTTGAACTGGCAAACCATTCGGAAGAAGGGATCCCTTTTTCTGTCAGATAACCTTCTATTAGATCTATACTTCTATAATCAGAAGAAAGTGAAGAATAAGAAAAAGAATCATCTGCAAATTCTGAGAATACATTTTCCCATTCATCTGCAAAATTTCTTTCTTTGTTCCTACAATCGTAAGCCTGACAAATGGATGCACCGTAAAAGGAATAATTCTGGCTACGTGGATCTCCGGTGTAAACAGGATGGATCATACATCCAATTCTACTTCTGACTTTGATCTCTGGAGAAGTTCCGCTCACTTCTTCTGTAAGCATTCCTAAAAAGGGACAATTATAGGTGAGTGGGTCCTTCTTGATAAAATTCTTTTCTGCTTCTTCTCTTACCTTTCTGAATTCAGCCATGGTATATGGTTTGGAGAAGTCCACGGATTTTTTGAAAGTTTCAGTTCTATCTTTTAATAGAGTTCTGAATTGGTCCGGTCTTAATTCTAGATTGAATAATCCGCAGCAGGCTCCACAAGAGAACGGAACGTCTGCGGAAGGTTGGCAAAGCCCCACTTATAAACCGCCGTGAGGCAGATTCCCAGGCTTAGAAGGAAGAAATCCCAAGAATGAGAGTTCCAATTCTTTTGTTTCAGGATTTTCTACTATATTGCAGTTCAGAGGGAAGATCTGCATTCTATCTTCGTGGAAAACGATCACCTTTCCCCTATACTTTTCGATCTGCTCTCCAATAAAATCTTGTTTGATCATTGGAGCAGCAACTAGAGAGGATTCGGATTTTATTCCACGGAAGAATAGATGATTATTTGAGTTAGTAGAAACTAAGAAGATACTGATCCTTTCTAATTCCTCTAACTCTGTCAGAAGGTTTTCAAAATAATACTGGAATGTGATCAGATATCCGTCTGCAGATTCTGGTTGGATCTGACCTTTGGAGTAAAGATCGATCCAATTGATCATCTTGGAGATGGTATCCTTATTCGCAAAAAGTATTTCAGGAAGATCTGTAACAACAGGAGTGATCTCTAATTTTCTGAAATCATGAAGGCATTGGAACATCAGTTCCCACCATCTCTCCGTATTATAAGCATCGTCAGGATTGTTCGGGATATATTTTCCTAAAGAGTGATTCTGGTGATCACTGAATAAGATCCCACCGATCACTTTTGAAAATTCCTCGAAAGCAAAGATCAAATGTTCCATCAATTGATAGGAAGTAAGTGATTCTTCTTTTTGTTTTTCAGTGAACTTATAATAAGACGCTGCGATTGGATTTGGATAAAACTTAAATATTAAAGAAGGGTTAATGATCTTATGGACCGGTTTACCTTTTGCAGGATCGGAAACCACTCTAATGACTGGCTGTCCATGTAAGCTATAATTGGTCCAAGTAAGATCGCTCGGATCGTAATTCCTTCTGGCATGTTCCTTTGCTAAATACAAGGACTCGCCAATACTTTTATCCGCGAATAAGTTCGTATAAAATTGGATCGTGAAATCGATCGTATTCTGATTGTCTGCGATCTCCCAGTTGGTCCCAATAAAACTTTTGATCCCGGACATCAAAAAGGATCCTGCAAAATTGTTCATTAGATCTGCGTTCAGATTTCGAGTAGCACTCTTGTTGGACTGGCAAGAGTTGGAGAACACCATATCTGTATTGAATCCAGAGTTTTTGATCTCTCTTGCTTTTAAGATCTTTCCTTCTGAGATCAGCCATCCGTTTTCTAAAGGATCATCAGAGAAGTAAAGATGTCCCGAGTAATGGATGATATTCTTTCCTTTGATGAGAGAAAGAAGTTTTAATTTAGTAACTTGGCGTCCGCCTATGAATTCGATCTCTAATCTGGAACTTGGTACCTTCTCACTTAGAACCCTAAAGATCTGTTCTCCTTCTTTCTGAGCCCATTCTAGATCCTCTGTTGGATCTGCGATAATGAGCATACGGAGTTTTTCTTTCTCTTTGAAGGCGCCGCTACTAGATTCTCCTCTTACAGTTTTTCCTATATAGAATTTGTCTGAGAGAAAACAAGTACCATCATGCAGGAGCTCCCATGGGATCACTCCTAACTTAGGATCTATATTAAAGTGAAGATATTTTTCAGTAGTAAGTCTTAACTTTTCTTGGATGGCCGCAGGAAAAAACTGATCGTAGAAAGTTTCTCCCAGGATCTTTAGATCATGCAGAATATCAGTTTCTAGAGTTGGGGTTTGTGCGGATTTTTGGTGGATCGCAACGGAAACACGAACTAAGTTTTCGATTTCCTTAATATACTCTAAAATTAGATCTTCATCCATTGTGGACTGAAGATGTGATTCTGATCCGCTGCCGGAACTATCCAGAATATTGAATACGTTTACGGCACCGACTCTGTCTATGATTAGGTTCAGCATTTGATCTAAAAACTGCGCCTAAGAAGTTTCCTCGCCGTGACATAAGAGTCAGGAAGGAAACTGGTTACAACGCTCTTAATCCAAAAGGATAAAGAGATCTATGGATTTAGACAAGTCTTTTCCCTGAAACTCTACTGTGTACTTTCCTTCTCTCAATCCGGAGAAATTAGTGATCCCTTCGGAGTTGAATTGGTTAGAAAGTATAAATCTTCCGTCCTTAGAAAGATTAACTCGTTGGAAATCTTCCGGTCTTGGACATTCGATTTTGACACTTAAGTAAGCGGTTTCGTCGGTTTCTTGTACGACTTGGTAAGTAAACTTGCAGTCCTTATCCATTTTTTCTTCAAATACAATGAACTCTGAAGAAGAAGGCGATTTTGCTACTGCAGAACGCATAGCAGGCGCATAATCTACACGAGTATTGATCTGAAGAGTTTCAATCAGGCTTCCGAAAAGTTGTGCTCCGGATTTTCCTAATTTAACTACGATAGATTCTTTTCCCTGTGCCTTACGGGCTAATTCCATTTCCACATATCTTTTCAGATATTCAGGAAAAGGTTTAACCTGCCAGCCTTCGTTTAGTTCGGCCTTATTCAGATCCAGATCCTCTTGGAAGGATTGGAAAGAATGTGTACGTGAAGCTGAATCGAAGTAGGACTCACCGGCAGCTTTTAGACTAGCCTGAAGAGCTTCTTCCATTCTAATAAGTTCGTTTTGTAGTTCGGTGTCTTTTTCTAGTTTAGTCAGAACTTCAGGTTTCCCTTCAAATAGTGACTGGATTATTTCTGGCACCGAGTTTTCGCGGTTGGATTCCATTTGAGTAAGATTCTCCAATAGGTTTTAAGACGATTCTTTCTACTCAGACAATTCCGAAAATTTGAGTTTTTTTTGTATTTTTTCGATCAATCTGAGTAATGTAACGCTCACATTTCCCTCGGTTATCCCTAAAAGGTCAGCAACCTCTCTATACGGGGTCCTTGCCAGGAAATGGCCTTTTTTGCGCTTTTCTAATAGTTTTTTGCGTTGTTCGTATTTCTTCTTTAATGCTTGGGAAGTTTTATCTATTTCTTGAGGGAGTAAGGGAGCTTTCTTAACAGTTACGGTCTGCTTTTCTTTCAGCTCTAGAATATTTAAATATAGAGACGTAATCTTGTCTTCCATACGGATATTCTCTTCTTCCCGCTTGGAAAGTTCAGAGCGAAGTCCCAAAATTTTCTTTTTAATTTCTTCTATACCCAGATTTGTTTTTTCGATCAGGAATTGGATCTCTTCCTCGTCTAGGTTGAGGTAATATATATATGAAAGTTTGAAAATGACTCTCTTTTCTACACCTATCTCCCCCAACACTTGGTGGAAATGTTTGGTCAGCTCCTGAGCTTCTTCAATTAAATCAGGGCGAAGATCCGGTTCGTCTTCGATTGTTGCGTATTCTTTTCCTTCCTTGTTGATCTTTCCAAGGTTGGTCATCTTCAGCTCTCGTTTGGTTCTCTGCCAATCGATGAGCATATTACGTAGAACGGAATAGAACCATGTTCTAAAACTAGATTTACCTTTGAAGCTAGAGAATCTTGCTCCGGTTTTCAGTCTTTCGAACGCGTATAAGAAGAAGTCTCCGGCGTCATCTTCACTTAGGTGAAAGATCTTCATCGGGAAATTGT
Proteins encoded in this window:
- a CDS encoding CHAT domain-containing protein, whose amino-acid sequence is MLNLIIDRVGAVNVFNILDSSGSGSESHLQSTMDEDLILEYIKEIENLVRVSVAIHQKSAQTPTLETDILHDLKILGETFYDQFFPAAIQEKLRLTTEKYLHFNIDPKLGVIPWELLHDGTCFLSDKFYIGKTVRGESSSGAFKEKEKLRMLIIADPTEDLEWAQKEGEQIFRVLSEKVPSSRLEIEFIGGRQVTKLKLLSLIKGKNIIHYSGHLYFSDDPLENGWLISEGKILKAREIKNSGFNTDMVFSNSCQSNKSATRNLNADLMNNFAGSFLMSGIKSFIGTNWEIADNQNTIDFTIQFYTNLFADKSIGESLYLAKEHARRNYDPSDLTWTNYSLHGQPVIRVVSDPAKGKPVHKIINPSLIFKFYPNPIAASYYKFTEKQKEESLTSYQLMEHLIFAFEEFSKVIGGILFSDHQNHSLGKYIPNNPDDAYNTERWWELMFQCLHDFRKLEITPVVTDLPEILFANKDTISKMINWIDLYSKGQIQPESADGYLITFQYYFENLLTELEELERISIFLVSTNSNNHLFFRGIKSESSLVAAPMIKQDFIGEQIEKYRGKVIVFHEDRMQIFPLNCNIVENPETKELELSFLGFLPSKPGNLPHGGL
- a CDS encoding phasin-related domain-containing protein, whose product is MEKEIKEALNFAIGAAKTLREQADSILLKVEKEFKELSTKGSQDQSDVANNLRKYIEDALRSVEGLAGQVNSKVEEAKKEFGKKNSND
- a CDS encoding sigma-70 family RNA polymerase sigma factor, coding for MNLSKDKTLDLVTRCGEGDEAALKLFFESYSEDIYNFPMKIFHLSEDDAGDFFLYAFERLKTGARFSSFKGKSSFRTWFYSVLRNMLIDWQRTKRELKMTNLGKINKEGKEYATIEDEPDLRPDLIEEAQELTKHFHQVLGEIGVEKRVIFKLSYIYYLNLDEEEIQFLIEKTNLGIEEIKKKILGLRSELSKREEENIRMEDKITSLYLNILELKEKQTVTVKKAPLLPQEIDKTSQALKKKYEQRKKLLEKRKKGHFLARTPYREVADLLGITEGNVSVTLLRLIEKIQKKLKFSELSE